Proteins encoded by one window of Streptomyces sp. NBC_01571:
- a CDS encoding acyl-CoA desaturase yields the protein MPDTVAAVAEHPPAVDVGQSPGSGFAPLLRVVRNQGLLERRRGWYALTITVNALFLAAIVTGVILLGNTWWTTLLAAPLAVFSARTAFIGHDAGHSQITADRTTGRVIGLIHGNLLLGMSYGWWNDKHNRHHANPNHIDKDPDVVADVLVFTGEQAKERAGFRRWLTRNQAWLFFPLTLLEGVALKVHGFRDLRRQTPRERAVEALLLITHVVAYATLLLTSMSLGKALAFAALHQALFGLHLGMAFAPNHKGMEMPDPDGERWGHLQRQVLTSRNIRGAVLTDWFFGGLNYQIEHHLFPSMPRPHLRRVQPLVRAHCRELGIPYAETGLVDSYRQALRHMYEVGEPLRAE from the coding sequence ATGCCCGACACCGTCGCAGCCGTCGCGGAACACCCTCCAGCGGTAGACGTCGGGCAGTCACCAGGAAGCGGGTTCGCACCTCTCCTGCGCGTCGTCAGGAATCAGGGTCTCCTGGAACGGCGCCGCGGCTGGTACGCGCTCACGATCACCGTGAACGCACTCTTCCTGGCCGCGATCGTGACCGGCGTCATCCTGCTCGGCAACACCTGGTGGACGACGCTCCTTGCGGCGCCCCTCGCCGTGTTCTCGGCACGGACGGCCTTCATAGGCCACGACGCGGGCCACTCACAGATCACCGCCGACAGGACGACCGGCCGCGTGATCGGTCTGATCCACGGCAACCTGCTCCTGGGGATGAGCTACGGCTGGTGGAACGACAAGCACAACCGGCACCACGCCAACCCCAACCACATCGACAAGGACCCCGATGTCGTCGCCGACGTCCTGGTCTTCACCGGTGAGCAGGCCAAGGAACGGGCCGGTTTCCGGCGTTGGCTCACCCGCAACCAGGCCTGGCTCTTCTTCCCGCTCACCCTTCTGGAGGGTGTCGCCCTGAAGGTCCACGGCTTCCGGGACCTGCGGAGGCAGACGCCGCGCGAGCGGGCGGTGGAGGCCCTGCTGCTGATCACGCACGTCGTGGCGTACGCGACGCTGCTGCTCACCTCCATGTCCCTCGGCAAGGCGCTGGCCTTCGCCGCGCTGCACCAGGCGCTGTTCGGCCTGCACCTGGGCATGGCCTTCGCGCCGAACCACAAGGGCATGGAGATGCCCGACCCGGACGGTGAACGCTGGGGCCATCTGCAGCGCCAGGTGCTGACCTCGCGCAACATTCGCGGCGCCGTCCTGACCGACTGGTTTTTCGGCGGCCTCAATTACCAGATCGAGCACCACTTGTTCCCGAGCATGCCCCGGCCCCACCTGAGGCGCGTCCAGCCGCTGGTACGGGCACACTGTCGGGAATTGGGTATCCCCTATGCGGAGACCGGGCTCGTCGACTCCTACCGGCAGGCCCTGCGCCACATGTACGAGGTCGGTGAGCCGCTCAGGGCCGAGTAG